The following proteins come from a genomic window of Athalia rosae chromosome 1, iyAthRosa1.1, whole genome shotgun sequence:
- the LOC105684164 gene encoding uncharacterized protein LOC105684164, whose protein sequence is MVKFLITCVALLSSSVCLAQGEMYGGRWLDNLYANINRMTSNINENLRSLNDQIQDGVRRGQESIDNMNANIQEGVANLNRNIEQDLQTEEERINQITDEIRRNVIVVGQNGANSINVRSGRGYPGQSISIDSIPGGTRTIYSGTTGNGRLYYRESEDVVIGNTLYHTARVYNHTSQAMDEYRYTLDLADPSARPVYLPTNQGNTMTIPNGRSETPPATESAN, encoded by the exons ATGGTCAAGTTCTTGATCACCTGCGTCGCTCTTTTGAG TTCATCCGTGTGCCTCGCCCAAGGTGAGATGTACGGAGGACGTTGGTTGGACAATCTCTACGCGAATATAAACAGGATGACCAGCAATATCAACGAGAATCTGAGGAGCTTGAACGACCAAATTCAGGACGGCGTTCGACGCGGTCAAGAAAGTATAGATAACATGAACGCCAATATCCAGGAAGGTGTTGCGAATCTCAATCGTAACATTGAGCAGGATCTGCAGACCGAAGAGGAGAGGATCAATCAAATAACGGACGAGATCAGGCGAAACGTGATAGTCGTAG GTCAAAATGGAGCCAACTCGATAAATGTGCGATCCGGTCGTGGATATCCGGGTCAGTCGATCTCGATAGATTCGATTCCGGGTGGTACGAGGACGATATATTCAGGTACAACGGGGAACGGTCGATTGTACTACAGGGAGAGCGAAGACGTGGTCATCGGGAATACGTTGTATCATACCGCCAGGGTTTACAACCACACCAGCCAAGCCATGGACGAGTACCGCTACACCCTCGATCTTGCAGATCCATCGGCGAGGCCCGTCTACCTTCCGACCAACCAAGGAAACACCATGACGATCCCTAACGGAAGATCGGAAACGCCGCCTGCCACCGAATCCGCCAACTGA